CCCCGCAAAGTCCGGCAAGGGCAGAAGCATCCCAGGAATGTCCGGGACAGCAGCTGGGAACGGCCCCGGTCCGCTCAGACCTGCGGGAAAGGCAGCCCCGGGGCTGTGTAGGTGCTGGCGCCGGACCGAAGGAGGGGGCACTGCTAACGGGGTACCCCCGAGGGTGCCCGCCCGGCCTCTTCCGCCTGGTGTCCCGGAGTCCTCACGGCGACGGCCACCCCGCGGGACACGCGGCGGAGCCCGAAGCTTCCAGAAGGGCTCCCGCCGCCGAGACTCTGCTTGCGGTGGGAGGATAGCGCCGCCTGGCGGCGTGACGCGACAGCTGACTCCTGGCCGCCTCCATAGGCGATGAATGATGCAACATCCAACGCCGGTTGCTCCAATAGCTTGGTCCCTGAGTGGCGGAGGCCTGGCGTGGCCCCGCCCGGCAGTTCGCCGATTTGCTGCGCACCAGCGCCCCGCCCTCCTGCCACGCGTCACCGCCTCCCTGCACCGCGCGCGGCCACGTGGACAGTGGCGCGGGTGCAGGTGGGCTCCGTGTGGtaccgagccgagccgagccgagccatGAGCGTGGGGTTTATCGGCGCCGGGCAGCTCGCCTTTGCCCTGGCCAGGGGCTTCACGGCGGCAGGTGGGCACGGGGCACAATGCATGGGGGATGAGCGAGCGGTTCCGAGCCGGGCCGAGCTGACCGGCCGGGCTGATGCGCGCTGCCGTTCGCAGGGATCTTGGCCGCGCACAAGATCACGGCGAGCTCCCCGGACACCGACCTGCCCACCGTGAGTGGCCTGCGGGTGAGTGAATGATCGCGGGCAGGTGGCGGCGCTGCTTCTATCGGGCTGCCTCAGGTGACAGCGGTCCCATTCCTCCCCACTCGGTGCAGAAAATGGGCGTGAACTTCACGGTGAGCAACAAGGACACGGTGAAGAGCAGCGATGTCCTCTTCCTGGCCGTGAAGCCCCCCATCATCCCCTTCATTCTGGAGGAGGTGGGCCCCGACATTGAGCCGCGCCACATCGTGGTGTCCTGCGCAGCCGGCGTTACAATCAGTTCCATCGAGAAGGTGAGATGGGCAGGGGCCAGGCGCCTGGCTAGGGCCCCGGAGTCTCTCAGGACCCTCCCATAGCGGCCCCTCGGTGTCTGAGGCGATTCTGCCACAGGGCAGGGCCGTGCTGGAGCTGGCCTAGGACTGGTACCACTCCTCTGGCCGCCGGGAGTTGATGCAAGGTATCCCATTCCCAGGACTAAATTCCTGCCATGACCAAATGGTTGCTTTGGGTCACGCCACGAGTCCTTATGCCAGCTTTTCTGTTACCTGAGGAgctgtcagattttttttttctctcaacaGAGGTGGGTCATTGCTCTAGAATTTCTGCAGTCTTTGTTCTGCTTTGGAGATTCATGAGGTGATGTGTGAATTAGCACTAAGGGTCTTGTTCCCAACAGCAGGTCTGCCTGTTTGCTGGTACTGCTAAAGACCTGACATTTCAATTTTGGGCACTTTGGCTCAGAGCAGGGAGTCTGGATTACAGGagtctcttttctctctgctcatGTTTCATTATCCCATGGGAATCCCTTCCTAGACAGCCTAGTTGATATAAATATGCACTAaagttcatttttctttcttccttctttctttatttcttctatcTCCAATAATTTTCTGGCCTAAGAAACTCTCTACCTTCTGCCCCACACCAAAAGTGATCAGGTGCATGACCAACACTCCTGTGATTGTCCGGGAAGGTGCTACTGTCTATGCCACTGGGACTCATGCGGACGTGGAGGATGGGAAGCTCTTGGAACAACTGATGGCCAGCGTAGGCTTCTGCACTGAGGTGGAAGAGGACCTGATAGATGCTGTAACAGGGCTCAGTGGCAGTGGCCCTGCGTATGTATGTGCTGCTTCCTCACCTTGTGGCACTCCTGGGGAGAGCAGTAGGCTTTGCATGTGGTGACAGTCTGTGCAACTTCAGTTTGTCATTCCTTGTTTTCCTCATGGCTCACATGTGCAATAGTACCTATAGTTCAGGTATCCGTTTTATACCCAGTTTGGGTCAACAACTTAAGTTTGTTACCAGTGGATGAGTCTGAAGTCCATAGCCATGTCCACGTGTCTGTGTTGCAAAACATGAGGCTATAGTTTGTATGTCCCAGAAGGTGAATTTCTCCCATTTCCCCCACGTCTGGGCTGGAACTAGTGGGAGGGAAGGCTGTCATGGCATCCAAGCAGTGAAAGGGGAGGTTTTTGTAAGGTCCATAAGGGATAGGAGTGACAGTGTGACCCTAGAGCCCTGGATTCTCCTCATGGAGACTTTCAGTCATCATCTTTGTTTGGTCTCAGGCATTCACTGCACTGGATGCTCTGGCAGATGGGGGAGTGAAAATGGGACTTCCCCGAAGGCTGGCTGTCCGACTTGGAGCACAGGCTTTGCTGGTCAGTATTTCCTCCTCCAGAACATGTTTGAATCTGTTCCTCCTGCACTTCACAGTTTGAAACTATCTCAATCCTCTTACTGAATTTACTTCAAAGAACGTTTGGTTTGACTGCATACAGGTTCCTGGTGAGGGGCTATAGGAAGTGTCTGCTGCAGTCTGATGGTACAGATGATAGTGTGGGAGATGGGGCCTGGGAAGCCATGATTTCTCTGCAGGCTTTTTCAGATCTGGAAAGTGTTTTGGCAGCCTGCCATTTGCTCTGGGGTAGGAGCCCACTGTGAGTCTCAGGTGCTGCTCTGTGTAGTGGAGAACAGGGGTGTTTGACAGTTGGTTCCTCAGTCAGAGCTCTGGCAGcctgttttctcttctttgctACAGGGTGCTGCCAAAATGCTGTTAGAGTCTGAGCAGCATCCTGGTCAGCTGAAGGACAATGTCTGCTCACCTGGAGGAGCCACCATCCATGCCCTGCACTTCCTGGAGAGTGGTGGTTTTCGCTCACTCCTAATCAATGCTGTGGAGGCTTCCTGCATTCGGACAAGGTGGGCACCTAGAAAGTCGTAATAAACTTGCAAAACTTGTCCCCACACTCCTTGTCTCTTTTGCTATGTCATTCTCTTCCACAACCCcattgcagggagctgcagcatgtGGCAGATCAGGAGAAGATCTCCCCAGCAGCCATCAAGAAGACTTTATTGGATAAAGTGAagatggagtctccttctctgtccaGCAAAGTCAGCCTGTTCAACAATAAGAGCCCAAGCAGCAAGAAGAATTGACCAGACTGCTGGAGTCTCGTTCTGGTGAACACCAGCCTCCTCTGTGCCCTTTCTGTTTTGTCTAAGGAAAAACACTCTCTTTGAATGTTTGTGTTCCCCATGCCTGGCTCTTAGCTTGCAGCAGCTATGGGACAGTGCAACACTGTAGAAAAGGGTCTTTAACCTGTAGTGGGCTTGGTACAAACTGTCCCTGGTATTGTTGTTCTCTCTTGGGCAAGGCTGATGCCATCATCAGAGCTTCATCAAGGGCACCAGAAACCTTGGTTAATTCTAGGACTCAGGTGGTGTTTGTGATGTCCAATGCAGAAATAGTTTCTAATAGGATTTAAAAAAGAGGTTTCAGAATGCCTTCAAAGATCGGAACCGGGCTTAGATCTCTCTTACCTCATCTTGCATCTGCTGTCAGAGCTTGGCTCTTGTCACTGGCTAGAGCAGGTACTGCCACACAAATAGAGTGCTGTGCCCTACATTAGAGACTGGGCCCAAAAGCCTCTCAGAAGGGACCAAAGTGCCTGTGTCCCATCTGCCTTGACTGGGAGGCAGATAGTGTGAACCTCTGGACCACATTCCATTTCTCTTTGgtggctgcctcttctctgctttgtCTGGTTTGGGGAACCCTGGACTGATCTTGCTGTCCTGCTTTTGCTGCTAGCCTGGCTTGTGTGATTGGACCAGGTAGAGGTGTAGTGAGtgttctctttttccctctagCATCTCTTCATACTCTCCATGAGCAGAATCTGCTTCCACACCCCTCTTCCCTGGGCCTGTTGGCGAAAGGGATAAATGAGGGTTGGAGGTACCGATGCTCTGATTACAGACCATCTAGAAGAATGGTTAACCTTTCCTTCCTGaccttccttccagccccagaacaacagcaaagagaagactctactgctttctgtgatttctttatagaccatgttcctgtgtggctttCTTGCCTCTCTACTTTCCTCCCAGAGGCCAAGTAAGGCATGTCCCAAGCCAGAGAGCTGCACAAAGAATGAACCCTGCCCCTACCACTTTTATGGGGCTGTAGTggaagcagcaggctggaggagatggAACAGATTTGGGTGGATAACTCACTGTATTCTACCTTGGGGTATACTGGGGGAATGTTGGTTAAAAAAGGACTTGTAAGTTGGTCTTACAGTTTCCTGAGGAATCCTGGACCTCCAGGTGATGCAGGAAGAGTATTTGGTATCAATGGAGAAGTTCACAAAGGTGCTAGTAATGTTAAAGCATTTTGAGTGTTGGGCTTTGAGCTGGTAGCAGGGTATGACCCTATAAGTATGGTAGAATGTTACTCCTTAGGAGTGTGCTTCACTCTTTGTAAAATAAACTGCTGCTCTGACAGAGAGTTGTCATTAATCCCAGCTGTTTGGACTGGGTAATGTCTTGCCTCTGACAGGGGCCCTTGGTccttgctgcctgtgctgcaaaCCTGTCTGAGTCTGGTGTGTCTGGGTGTGGGACTGGGAAGCATATTGGCCTGTTTCTCCTTGTCACTCATGGCCTCTAAGCAACAGCATAAAAGTTAGTCTGGGATCCTGTGCTATCAGTTTTGAGAAATTCAAAGATagctgcaggaggaaagccACCTGGCTGAAATCTGACATGAAGGAGTGTTAATCCATCTCTGTATGCTGATCCTCTAGGCTTTCTAGTGGTTCTGCCACTGCATACAAAATTCTGTGGGAGATGAGCAGATGCTGCTTgttcctcagtttccccactCAGAAGCTGTGAATAGTCCATGCAGACAGGCCAGTCTAGAAGTCAGATGGCTTTAAGTACTGACTGATGCAAAATGAAGGGAGTGTTGTGGTTTATCACCCATTTGGCTGAGTCTAATCCCCCCTGCAGAGAAACTTGTGAACTGCCTCAGCGTACccccagagaggcagagctACAGGTGAACTTCTAGATTCTGTCATTTAGCTGACTGCCACAGTAGATGAAAACCCAGCCTTCTGAGGCCTAACAAAGAACCCTACAGGACTCAAGTTCATGTCCTCTgtgtgcacagcagagctgctgctggatgccCAGGACCCACTCTACTTCCCCTTTAGGAGGTTGCTTTCTCCATGATGCTGCCCTAGCTCCTGTGTACTCAGTTTCATTGCTGcaccttctgcttctctctcatgAGCCCTGTTTTGCTTGTAGCACATCAGTAGATGCATTAAAattatagaatagaatcactatggttggaaaagacctttaagatcatcaagttccgaatgtcaacctaacaccactatgcctgctaaaccatgtcctggagCACCGTATCTAtaatgttttttgaacacctccagggatggtgacaccaccacttacctgggcagtctgtttcagtctggagccagcagtgtgcctgtcCTGGACCTACAGTTACAGCAGAGCAGGTGGAAACACCTAGAGTAAGTCAGGCATGatctggcacagcagcatgtCACAGCAGAACAGCCAGTCGCAGCCCTAACACCTCTCATCCAGGGCTTGGTTCAGCAGTGTCACCCGTGCCTaggagggctgctgctgagcccatcTTTAAGTCAGCATTTTCAgtggagacctcactgctcctcCGTGCAGTCTCAGCAGTTCTAAAGTGTGgatgcagcagagagcagcagctggaagggagCCTGGGGCCTCCTGGGCGAGAGGCTGCCTGGAGCCGGCAGTGGGAGCAACCGTGCTCTGCTTTTGCTAGAACCGTGTTAAAACGCAGGCCGTGGGACAGGGGAGCCCCTCCGGGGCAGTGGCCGCCTCTGCTCCCCTTCCTTGTTGGCCACCGCTAACACGCGTGGAAGTCTGAGGGTACCCCGCTGCCCAAACAGCCGCTGGGTTAGAGGTGTCGGGCGACATCCTCCTGACCCACTACCGATCCACCGGGGCCCGGACGGGCCCGTGGCGGCGACAGTGCTCGTCccgggctgggagctgcccagcACCGGTGAGGGTAGGCGGTACCGGCGGAGGCCAGGGAGCCCCAGGAGGTCTCAAGCGAGGTTTGTGTTCCCGGACGGGTAGACTCCAACGCCCGCAGCGGGCCGGTGTGTGCTGGGGGCGCGCCCGGCGCCGCCCCCGCCTGGCGAGCGCGGCCCCCTTAAGGCCCTGGGCGGTTGCGCCGGGCGCTTCATGAATGGAGCCACGTGACCCAAACATCACGTGACGCGTCCgtgagcggcggcggcggcggcggctcgcGGCGTCCCGGTCCCTCCCAGCGCGGCCTCccccgcccggcccggccccggcgGCTCCGTGAGGGGGTGAGTGGCGAGGGCGACGGCGCCGGTTTCTGCAGCGGGCGCGGCTCCGGTGGCGGGCGCGGCCCTCGTACCGGGCGGGGCGGAGCGGCGGACCGGTCCCCGGGGGCgggccggggcggggcgggcaCGGCGGGCCCGGGATGGCGGTCGGGGCTGCCGCC
The Indicator indicator isolate 239-I01 chromosome 29, UM_Iind_1.1, whole genome shotgun sequence genome window above contains:
- the PYCR1 gene encoding pyrroline-5-carboxylate reductase 1, mitochondrial; translated protein: MSVGFIGAGQLAFALARGFTAAGILAAHKITASSPDTDLPTVSGLRKMGVNFTVSNKDTVKSSDVLFLAVKPPIIPFILEEVGPDIEPRHIVVSCAAGVTISSIEKKLSTFCPTPKVIRCMTNTPVIVREGATVYATGTHADVEDGKLLEQLMASVGFCTEVEEDLIDAVTGLSGSGPAYAFTALDALADGGVKMGLPRRLAVRLGAQALLGAAKMLLESEQHPGQLKDNVCSPGGATIHALHFLESGGFRSLLINAVEASCIRTRELQHVADQEKISPAAIKKTLLDKVKMESPSLSSKVSLFNNKSPSSKKN